A region of Zeugodacus cucurbitae isolate PBARC_wt_2022May chromosome 5, idZeuCucr1.2, whole genome shotgun sequence DNA encodes the following proteins:
- the LOC105210551 gene encoding protein tweety, whose protein sequence is MGDYHHEFTDQYRVPVIAKLLHALPHYNITFHKINSTFRPNDEIYLESLGILGSVPAALLIISLLGLLLYLMTRCCDRKPRPAHSITSLKVALSIVTVMCCAAIGLGLYGNDDLHNGLLEVLTAGRKVDNLVTTIRNQTHILENTLKNRIRPQLVELADIFDQPVANQTALSILFVSLNIVQGNVTLATNAAGDIRRPLLGISMTQFLSRGDQWELIRWPGTVATLALLLVLCAVLLVGVARHSRCALILFSVCGLLAVTGSWLMSGLYLSSSVAVGDLCINPADFLVSTSPRDLPTNVLLHYTQCEPGHTNPFTQRLRESQNSLNNARSAMATVMKISLVLFKSSGLQPKLGAVNADLNSSERLLTQLTALVDCKAVHHNFLAAARGLCEGGLLGLVLMLIASFIAAILLTIMVWVDSHTWIYIRKRNDYAQVDEPSYISHPAPQNHQQMMNAARTLPRNHNGHFSPPVISGSHTLQHPSKRQQHEMMAHAHMQQNMRAMGTHTLGRLPSHNHSPTHLTGPNNACSDPARGQPALQQQQQAAQQQLAQQQAQQLAGQPIYCHHPHPHSHAAVAAAVQHQHAIYHQQQQQAAQQYGTYATAAHPQHHMTAAQQGQIYQQIPAHIAALQPNGNPHSIYQPLVAVSQGSIYVSNMATMRRQNSQGQGHPQIPAHHVPPHQQQQPPPPNQQQQQSHNQMKSPQDGLHHRDIPATSGMDTAIYDRDKQIYKCSTLRQGGKFDPKYKPSILNCPLPEIPKDAEPARVESIYQQQQSYSKTLQRPPMKLPPQMKAIPPPRIGTPTSPPPPNANAHPEHQQHAATQQQQLQQQQQMQNGAATVVDNRQSNDDSSLPLPPPPLEATTDVGNIGVSSGGVGIGSPPKAGHGLNNNNNNNINSKSNNSNNCQQNNSNSNNGSINNGSSNGSSSNNGGNNAGSNNSNGANTLPLHNGSSANNMDDDDDLPPPPPPAITDDSNYAVTEL, encoded by the exons ATGGGTGATTATCATCATGAATTTACGGACCAATATAGGGTGCCGGTCATCGCGAAACTTCTGCATGCATTGCCGCACTACAACATCACTTTCCACAAAATCAACAGCACATTTCGCCCGAATGATGAAATCTATTTGGAG AGTTTGGGTATATTGGGTTCCGTGCCGGCCGCGCTCCTCATCATATCACTACTTGGATTGCTGCTCTACTTAATGACACGATGTTGTGATAGAAAACCACGACCAGCACATTCCATTACGAGTTTGAAAGTTGCACTCTCCATTGTAACGGTAATGTGCTGTGCGGCGATAGGACTCG GCTTATATGGCAACGATGATCTACACAATGGACTGCTGGAAGTGTTGACTGCCGGACGCAAGGTTGATAATCTGGTTACCACCATACGAAATCAGACGCACATACTCGAGAATACGTTGAAGAATCGCATACGGCCACAGCTCGTTGAGTTGGCTGATATCTTTGATCAACCTGTCGCCAATCAGACTGCGCTCTCCATACTCTTCGTGTCACTGAACATTGTGCAGGGCAATGTGACGCTGGCCACTAATGCGGCTGGTGATATACGTCGACCGTTGTTGGGTATTTCTATGACACAGTTTTTGTCG cgTGGCGATCAGTGGGAACTCATACGCTGGCCGGGCACTGTGGCCACACTGGCGCTGCTATTGGTGCTGTGCGCCGTCTTATTGGTGGGCGTGGCACGTCATTCACGTTGTGCACTCATTTTATTCAGTGTTTGTGGTCTACTTGCCGTAACTGGTTCTTGGCTAATGTCTGGGCTCTACCTCTCATCTTCCGTTGCTGTGGGCGATCTTTGCATTAATCCGGCTGATTTCTTAGTCTCCACTTCACCACGTGATCTTCCCACGAATGTGCTACTGCATTACACTCAATGTGAACCCGGCCACACCAATCCATTCACGCAACGTTTGCGTGAGTCGCAAAATTCGCTGAACAATGCACGCAGCGCCATGGCTACGGTGATGAAAATATCATTGGTGCTCTTCAAGTCGTCGGGGTTGCAACCCAAATTGGGCGCGGTCAATGCGGATTTGAATAGCAGTGAACGGTTGCTCACCCAACTCACTGCCTTGGTGGATTGTAAGGCTGTACATCACAATTTCTTGGCTGCTGCAAGAGGACTCTGCGAAGGTGGCCTACTCGGTTTGGTCTTGATGTTGATTGCGAGCTTTATTGCTGCGATCCTTTTAACGATTATGGTTTGGGTTGATTCGCACACATGGATCTATATACGTAAGCGTAATGATTATGCTCAAGTTGATGAGCCGTCGTATATTTCACATCCGGCACCACAAAATCATCAGCAAATGATGAATGCGGCACGTACGCTGCCGCGCAACCACAACGG GCACTTCAGTCCGCCGGTGATCAGTGGCTCGCACACCTTGCAGCATCCGTCTAAGCGACAGCAGCACGAGATGATGGCGCACGCGCACATGCAGCAGAACATGAGGGCTATGGGCACGCATACGCTGGGTCGTTTGCCGTCGCACAATCATAGCCCTACCCACTTGACtg GTCCCAATAACG CCTGTAGCGATCCAGCACGAGGTCAACCGGCActccagcagcaacaacaagcggcacaacaacaactcgccCAGCAGCAAGCTCAACAATTGGCCGGCCAACCGATCTATTGTCATCATCCGCATCCACATTCGCATGCCGCTGTCGCCGCCGCGGTGCAACATCAACATGCCATCtatcatcaacagcaacaacaggcCGCTCAACAATATGGCACCTATGCCACAGCAGCTCATCCTCAGCATCACATGACAGCTGCTCAGCAGGGTCAAATATATCAACAAATACCGGCTCATATTGCGGCGCTGCAGCCAAATGGCAATCCGCATTCGATCTACCAGCCGCTGGTGGCTGTTAGTCAAGGATCAATTTATGTCTCGAATATGGCAACTATGCGTCGTCAGAACTCACAGGGTCAAGGTCATCCACAAATACCGGCCCATCATGTACCGCCACATCAGCAACAGCAGCCACCACCACcaaatcaacagcaacaacagtcacACAATCAAATGAAATCGCCACAGGATGGTTTGCATCATCGTGATATACCAGCCACATCGGGCATGGATACAGCAATCTATGATCGTGATAAACAGATCTACAAGTGTTCAACACTGCGTCAAGGTGGCAAATTCGATCCCAAGTATAAGCCATCGATACTGAATTGCCCATTACCTGAGATACCGAAGGACGCAGAGCCAGCCCGGGTTGAGTCTATTTATCAACAGCAACAGAGTTACTCGAA GACGCTGCAACGGCCACCCATGAAACTGCCACCACAGATGAAAGCCATACCACCGCCACGAATTGGCACACCCACATCGCCACCGCCACCGAACGCGAATGCGCACCCCGAACACCAACAACATGCGGctacgcagcaacaacaactgcaacaacaacaacaaatgcaaaatggTGCAGCGACTGTGGTGGATAATCGACAGTCGAACGACGATTCATCATTACCGCTGCCACCACCGCCACTCGAAGCCACAACGGATGTGGGCAATATCGGTGTGAGTAGTGGTGGTGTTGGCATCGGTTCACCACCCAAAGCTGGGCATGGtttgaataacaataataacaacaacatcaactcgaaaagtaacaacagcaacaattgtcaacaaaacaacagtaacagcaacaacggcAGCATCAACAACGGTAGCAGCAATGGCAGCAGTAGCAACAATGGTGGCAACAATGCCGGCAGCAACAATAGTAACGGCGCCAATACATTGCCGTTACACAATGGCAGTTCGGCGAATAATATGGATGATGATGACGACttgccgccaccaccaccgcccgCCATCACAGACGACTCCAACTATGCAGTGACGGAACTGTAA